In one window of Bos taurus isolate L1 Dominette 01449 registration number 42190680 breed Hereford chromosome 4, ARS-UCD2.0, whole genome shotgun sequence DNA:
- the LOC613345 gene encoding histone H3.3A yields MARTKQTARKSTSGKAPRKQLATKAARKSAPSTGRVKKPHRYRPGTVALREIRRYQKSTELLIRKLPFQSLVREIAQDFKTDLRFQSAAIGALLEASEAYLVGLFEDTNLCAICAKRVTIMPKDIQLACRKCGERA; encoded by the coding sequence ATGGCTCGTACAAAGCAGACTGCCCGCAAATCGACCAGTGGTAAAGCACCGAGGAAGCAACTCGCTACAAAAGCCGCTCGCAAGAGTGCGCCCTCTACTGGACGGGTGAAGAAACCTCATCGTTACAGGCCTGGTACTGTGGCACTCCGTGAAATTAGACGTTATCAGAAGTCCACTGAACTTCTGATTCGCAAACTTCCCTTCCAGAGTCTGGTGCGGGAAATTGCTCAGGACTTCAAAACAGATCTGCGCTTCCAGAGTGCAGCTATTGGTGCTTTGCTGGAGGCAAGTGAGGCCTACCTGGTTGGCCTTTTTGAAGACACCAACCTGTGTGCTATCTGTGCCAAACGTGTAACAATTATGCCAAAAGACATTCAGCTAGCATGCCGCAAATGTGGAGAACGTGCTTAA